One segment of Nocardioides sp. QY071 DNA contains the following:
- a CDS encoding hemerythrin domain-containing protein, whose product MTDQILLPGQAAAPPGPADMTMMYVLHHAFRRDVRDFRAVAAALPTDDRPAWQRLASRWQLFTSELHSHHTKEDEILWPLLAERARAADDVDSLRVLDDMESEHTTLDPLLTSCDAGFSALAGHPDADQLSDLHTDLLADLADLDRALDRHLGHEESAAVPILQRYVPGEEWEVVERERFRGRPSVGHARRFLPWIFKGLDESAAARVAAIGGPPMRLLLASSRRGFARREAEIFG is encoded by the coding sequence ATGACCGACCAGATCCTGCTGCCGGGCCAGGCCGCCGCGCCGCCCGGCCCCGCCGACATGACGATGATGTACGTGCTGCACCACGCCTTCCGCCGCGACGTTCGCGACTTCCGCGCGGTCGCCGCGGCCCTGCCGACCGACGACCGGCCCGCCTGGCAGCGGCTGGCGAGCCGCTGGCAGCTGTTCACCTCCGAGCTCCACTCCCACCACACCAAGGAGGACGAGATCCTCTGGCCGCTGCTGGCCGAGCGAGCCCGGGCCGCCGACGACGTCGACAGCCTGCGGGTCCTCGACGACATGGAGAGCGAGCACACGACCCTCGACCCGCTGCTCACCTCCTGCGACGCCGGATTCTCCGCGTTGGCCGGCCACCCCGACGCCGACCAGCTCTCCGACCTGCACACCGACCTCCTCGCCGACCTGGCCGATCTCGACCGTGCCCTCGACCGGCACCTCGGCCACGAGGAGTCCGCGGCGGTGCCGATCCTGCAGCGCTACGTGCCCGGCGAGGAGTGGGAGGTCGTCGAGCGGGAGAGGTTCCGCGGCCGCCCCTCGGTCGGCCATGCCCGCCGCTTCCTGCCGTGGATCTTCAAGGGCCTCGACGAGTCCGCAGCGGCCCGGGTCGCCGCGATCGGCGGGCCGCCGATGAGGCTACTGCTGGCCAGCTCGCGCCGCGGCTTCGCGCGACGGGAGGCCGAGATCTTCGGCTGA